Genomic segment of Rhodopirellula bahusiensis:
GCATTGCTCCCGACGATGCGGGATTGCAGCACGACTGGGACATGCACGACAAAGCCAACGCGCTGGTCCGGTTGCGAGGAACAGAACATTGCAGAATCCAGCAATGCCACTTTGCTCACAGCGGTGGATCCGCGATTCGTGTCGACCTGCACGGGCGATACAACGCGATTGACAGCAACGTGATCGAGCACATGGGCGGTGCCGGCATTCTGTTGTGCGGTTACGGTCCCGGCACGAAAGATGTGAATGGCAAAAACGTCGTCTTCGACAACCACATTCATCACACCGGCCGGATCTACTCGCACTCGCCCGGGATCATGATTTGGCAGAGCGGCGAAAACCGTGTCTCGAACAATCTTGTCCACAACACTCCTTACACCGGAATCATCCTTTCCGGTTGCATGACGGACTTCTTCCGACGCCAAGGCAGAGAACTCGGACGAACCATCCGTCGGCATGAAATCGCATCCCTGCCGAAGCAACCCAGGCTTCAGGACGTGCTTCCCTACCTGCACACGCACGACAACCAGATCGAACACAACGAGATTCATCACGCGATGGAAATGCTCGGCGACGGCAACGCGGTCTACGTTCGCGGGGCAGGTGCGGGAAACGTGATCCGCCGCAACTACATTCATCACCTCGTTGCCCCGATGATCATGCAAGCCGCGATTCGCACCGATGGTGGCCAACGCGACACGCTGATCGCTGAGAACCTGATCTACAAGTGCACCTCGCAGGGCATCCTGATGAAGTTGAACACGCGTGTTGAAAACAACATCGTGGCCGACATCATCGCTCCGCCTCGAGGTTACTACCTCTCGGTTCGCGAAGGCCCGCTCACGGGGGCGACGATCCAGCGAAACATTTTCTACTCGTCCTCGGAAACTTGCACGTTCATTGACGAATTGCCACCCGGGAAAGGACGAACGAGCGAGGATCGGCGAGGCAGGACTTTGGCTCGTTCCAAGGACGCGGACACCGATCACAACATCTACCACTGCGCCAGCGACCCCGCCCTGGGTGAGCAAATGTTGGACAAGCAAAGGCAAAACGGAGTCGACACGCAGAGCCTGGCCGTTGATCCGTTGTTTGTTGATCCCGCCAACGGCGACTTCCGACTGAGTCCCGATTCCCCGGCACTGCGTCTTGGCTTCGTGCCTTGGGACGTGTCAAAGGCCGGACTTGTAGATAAAGAAACCGTTCCTCAATGAGTCCTTCTTAGCGGAGCGGCGCTAACCGCCCGGCACGTCACCGGAGGGCTCGCGCCCTGCCGCTATCAATTGCTTCTCCGACATCAGCACCGAACGATCGCACATGCTCACACCAACCTCACCGAGAAACGCTTCAATGAATCGCTTCCTAGCCCTTCTGCTTGCGACCGCGATTGTTTGCGGAACGCTTTGTACTCCCGCGTCCGCTCAGCAAGACGAACCCAAAGGAACCAACAACGCCGAAGCGGCACCCAACATCTTCTTCCTGTTCGCCGACGACCAATCGACCTACTCCGTTGGCTGCTATGGGAACGAAGACGTCCTGACGCCCAACATGGATCAACTCGCCCGTGACGGGGTGCTGTTCGACAAGCACTACAACACCACCGCGATCTGCATGGCCAGTCGGGCCAACGTGTTCACTGGAATGTACGAGTACAAAACTGGCTGCAATTTCGCACACGGCAACATGCATCAAAACGTGTGGGCCAAATCGTATCCGGTTCTTCTTCGCGATGCCGGTTACCTCACCGCCTTTGCCGGCAAGTTCGGATTGGTCGTGGATGGCAAAGGTTTGTGTGAAGACGACTTCGACTTCTGGGGCGGCGGGCCTGGCCAAACGAGCTACGCGACTGCACAGAACAAGTCGATGCGGAAGTATGCCAAACAGTACCCCCACTCGACACTTTCCTATGCCGCGTTTGGCAAAGACGTCATTCGCGAAGCGGCGAAGCAAGACCAACCGTTCTGTTTATCAATCAGTTTCAAGGCACCTCACAAACCGGCGACCCCGGACCCACGGTTCAATCACGTCTACGCAGGAAAACAGTTCACCAAACCATTGAACTTTGGACGGGAATACAGCGAGCACCTCGCACCACAAAGCAAACTCGGTCGGCAATTCCCTCGCTTCTCCGAGTGGCACTATGACGACGACTACGACGGCGAGATGGCCAAGTACCATCAACAGGTTTATGCCATCGACGTCGCTCTCGGGATGATTCGCGACGAACTGAAAGCTCAAGGCGTGGCGGACAACACCGTCGTGATCTACACCAGCGACAACGGTTACATCTGTGGCTCACACGGCTACGGTTCCAAAGTGTTGCCGATGGAAGAATCTTCCCGAGTTCCGCTGATGATCTACGATCCACGCAGCCCGCTCAATGGACAACAAGTCCGCTGCAAGCAACTGACCGGCAACATCGACTTCGCTCCCACCATGCTGGAACTAGCAGGCCTTCCAATCCCATCCAACATGGACGGCAAAAGCCTGCTGGGACTGCTGCAAGATCCAGAAGATGGTGGCCACGAACAGATGTCGTTCATCAACGTGTTCGGACCGCTGCCCACTCACAGTCTGAGTTGCCTGACGAAGCAATACAGGTACACGTACTGGTGGTACGGCGACGAGCGAATGGAACCTTTTGAGGAATTGTTTGACACGCAAAACGACCCGTTGGAACTGGTGAACCTGGCCACTGAACCAGCAAGCGTGGACGTACTGGAGGCGATGCGAACGCGGTACGACCAAGAGCTCGCGAAGTGGAAATCGCAGGCGGTGGAGTACAACGACTACCAACGACACAGCACGCTGTTCGACCGAAACGTTTCGGTTCAGAACAAGCAACCGTTCATGAGCAAGAAGGCCAAACGAAAGAAGAAATGAAACGACGGTCGTAAACCACGCATCCATGTCATCTCACCCGGAGACGCCCCACCGTGATCCGCCTTCCCATTCCAGGAACCATCCTGCTCGTTGCCAGCCACTGGTTCCTTTTGCCATCCCTGGCCGATGCCGCTCCTCCCGCCCAAACAGCGGCTGCCACGCGGCTGATGCAAAAGTTCGACAAGAACGACAACGGAACCTGGGAACAGAACGAAAATTCGCGTGCCTGGAATCGCTATCGAAAACTCGACACCAACCAGGACAAGAAACTTTCGATCGACGAACTGAGCCAAGAACAGACGGCGTCTCTGGACACCGGAGGAGAACGCAAACTCGATCTCGTTTACAAAACGGTTGGGCAAAGAGAAATGCTGCTGGACCTCTACTACCCGGCCAAACTGGATTCCAGTGAACAGCAAACCGACGAACGGCCTACCGATGAACGCTGCCCCGTCATCGTGTACACGCATGGAGGCGGATGGGCGGCTGGCAGCAAACAGGGCGCCGCCAAAGGTTCGTTCAAAACCGTGTTTAACCAACTGCTCGATCACGGATTCGCGGTGGCGTCGGTGAACTACCGGCTGTGCAAGCCAAACAGTGGTGTGATGATGCGGGACTGCGTGATCGACTCGAAGGATGCGGTTCGCTATCTGGCAAAGAACAGCGAAACGCTTCGGCTCGATCCCACGCGTTTCTTCGTCATGGGCGATTCCGCCGGCGGGCAGATCGCACAAATGCTGTTGCTGACGACACCGGACACACTCGCGGGCGACGAAGCGTTGGCGGGAACGCCTTACCAAATGCTGGCAGGAGTCTCCTGGTACGGGCCCAGTGATTTTGAAAAGACCAAGCTGTTCAATCACGACGACCGAGCCGACTTCCGCGATCGATTTGGACCTCGCATTCTGGGTTCGAATTCATCGGATGCGAACAAACTGGAACTCTATCGTGAGATGAGTCCGGTCAATTTCCTGCGTGCCGACAGCCCGCCGCTGTTGATGATCCAAGGCGACAAAGACACAACCATCCCAGTCAAGCACGCTCACCACGTGAAACAAAAAGCGGACGTGATCAAAGCCCCCGTCGAAGTCATGATCATTCGAAACGCGGGACACAACTGGCGAAAAGTCGACGCGGACATCGATCCATCGCGAGATGCCATCGTTGAACGCACCGTGCAGTTTTTCCTCGACCACCTCCCGAACTGATTGCCCAACATGAAGACGAACTATTCGATTTCGATGGCACTCCTGTTCGGTTGCGTGCTGGCCACGCAGCCGTCCGGATTGGCGGGTGCACACGCTGCTGATGCGGCCCATCCCAACTTTGTGATGTTCGTCGCCGACGACAT
This window contains:
- a CDS encoding alpha/beta hydrolase, translating into MIRLPIPGTILLVASHWFLLPSLADAAPPAQTAAATRLMQKFDKNDNGTWEQNENSRAWNRYRKLDTNQDKKLSIDELSQEQTASLDTGGERKLDLVYKTVGQREMLLDLYYPAKLDSSEQQTDERPTDERCPVIVYTHGGGWAAGSKQGAAKGSFKTVFNQLLDHGFAVASVNYRLCKPNSGVMMRDCVIDSKDAVRYLAKNSETLRLDPTRFFVMGDSAGGQIAQMLLLTTPDTLAGDEALAGTPYQMLAGVSWYGPSDFEKTKLFNHDDRADFRDRFGPRILGSNSSDANKLELYREMSPVNFLRADSPPLLMIQGDKDTTIPVKHAHHVKQKADVIKAPVEVMIIRNAGHNWRKVDADIDPSRDAIVERTVQFFLDHLPN
- a CDS encoding right-handed parallel beta-helix repeat-containing protein, with amino-acid sequence MSKLRPINLCAVIVLAVSITVGVSHAAEPTADFYVSPAGDDDWSGKITQPNGTGTDGPFATLQRARDAVRESAPDRAGDVLVLVRGGTYRLTETVGFGLQDSGHRDAKVTYAAYPGETPVFSSGQAITDWQPVTTAPPGLPDKAFGKVQVANVSGRFHTLFDAEGMLPRARSQGFIPLKGGSRNELHFPAGLLKDWPNVEDIEIVVRPHHAWIVNILPLKSVNEKKQIARTSIDATYAMNPLHFLKTTNSCWVENALEELDEPGEWALNTQTGKLYLWPRNDSPILAPRLKELIRIQGKIDKEGPRDIPVTNLCLRGLTFMHGERFSIAPDDAGLQHDWDMHDKANALVRLRGTEHCRIQQCHFAHSGGSAIRVDLHGRYNAIDSNVIEHMGGAGILLCGYGPGTKDVNGKNVVFDNHIHHTGRIYSHSPGIMIWQSGENRVSNNLVHNTPYTGIILSGCMTDFFRRQGRELGRTIRRHEIASLPKQPRLQDVLPYLHTHDNQIEHNEIHHAMEMLGDGNAVYVRGAGAGNVIRRNYIHHLVAPMIMQAAIRTDGGQRDTLIAENLIYKCTSQGILMKLNTRVENNIVADIIAPPRGYYLSVREGPLTGATIQRNIFYSSSETCTFIDELPPGKGRTSEDRRGRTLARSKDADTDHNIYHCASDPALGEQMLDKQRQNGVDTQSLAVDPLFVDPANGDFRLSPDSPALRLGFVPWDVSKAGLVDKETVPQ
- a CDS encoding sulfatase family protein, whose protein sequence is MNRFLALLLATAIVCGTLCTPASAQQDEPKGTNNAEAAPNIFFLFADDQSTYSVGCYGNEDVLTPNMDQLARDGVLFDKHYNTTAICMASRANVFTGMYEYKTGCNFAHGNMHQNVWAKSYPVLLRDAGYLTAFAGKFGLVVDGKGLCEDDFDFWGGGPGQTSYATAQNKSMRKYAKQYPHSTLSYAAFGKDVIREAAKQDQPFCLSISFKAPHKPATPDPRFNHVYAGKQFTKPLNFGREYSEHLAPQSKLGRQFPRFSEWHYDDDYDGEMAKYHQQVYAIDVALGMIRDELKAQGVADNTVVIYTSDNGYICGSHGYGSKVLPMEESSRVPLMIYDPRSPLNGQQVRCKQLTGNIDFAPTMLELAGLPIPSNMDGKSLLGLLQDPEDGGHEQMSFINVFGPLPTHSLSCLTKQYRYTYWWYGDERMEPFEELFDTQNDPLELVNLATEPASVDVLEAMRTRYDQELAKWKSQAVEYNDYQRHSTLFDRNVSVQNKQPFMSKKAKRKKK